One part of the Gossypium raimondii isolate GPD5lz chromosome 1, ASM2569854v1, whole genome shotgun sequence genome encodes these proteins:
- the LOC105782016 gene encoding transmembrane emp24 domain-containing protein p24beta2, with the protein MKIGFLVFVAVALLAFLCSPNAVYGIRFVIDREECFSHDVKYEGDTIHVSFVVIKADSTWHNSHEGVDLVVKGPTGDQIQDFRDKISEKFEFVAHQKGIHRFCFSNKSPYYETVDFDVHESHFTYYDQHAKDEHFNPLLEQISKLEEALYNIQFEQHWLEAQTERQAIVNEAMSKRAVHKAFYESAALIGASVLQVYLLRRLFERKLGMSRV; encoded by the exons ATGAAAATCGGGTTCCTTGTATTTGTAGCTGTTGCATTGCTAGCATTCTTGTGTAGCCCGAATGCCGTGTATGGAATTAGATTCGTAATTGATAGAGAAGAATGCTTCTCTCACGATGTTAAGTATGAAGGGGATACAATTCATGTGTCGTTTGTTGTCATCAAGGCTGATTCAACTTGGCATAATAGTCATGAGGGTGTTGATCTGGTG GTGAAGGGACCTACTGGTGATCAGATTCAAGACTTTCGAGACAAGATAAGTGAGAAATTTGAGTTTGTTGCTCATCAAAAAGGAATTCACCGTTTCTGTTTCAGTAATAAATCTCCTTACTATGAAACGGTCGACTTTGATGTACATGAAAGTCATTTTACATACTATGATCAGCATGCAAAGGATG AGCATTTCAACCCTTTGTTAGAACAAATATCTAAGTTAGAGGAAGCTCTTTATAACATCCAGTTTGAACAGCACTGGTTAGAGGCTCAGACAGAACGTCAGGCAATAG TAAATGAAGCCATGAGTAAAAGAGCAGTTCACAAGGCCTTTTACGAATCTGCAGCACTAATTGGAGCCAGTGTTCTTCAAGTTTACCTACTCCGCCGCCTTTTTGAACGAAAGCTTGGAATGTCCCGGGTTTAG
- the LOC128040272 gene encoding probable plastid-lipid-associated protein 8, chloroplastic gives WRGLVVFPDWDAIYCSNPTSPGGGYRSALGRLFFKTNDMVQAIEAPDSVRNKVSFIFGFLDGEVSLKGKLKVLDHQWIQVIFEPPELRVGAIDFRYGGESEVKLQITYIDENTRLGKGSRGSLFVFRMRQGGSTNT, from the exons TGGCGGGGTCTTGTGGTTTTTCCAGATTGGGATGCAATTTACTGTTCAAATCCCACGTCACCAGGAGGCGGCTACAGAAGTGCATTGGGGCGCCTTTTCTTCAAGACCAATGACATGGTTCAGGCTATTGAAGCTCCTGACTCCGTACGAAACAAAGTCtcctttatttttgggtttcttGATGGAGAGGTCTCATTGAAAGGTAAG CTGAAGGTCTTGGATCATCAATGGATTCAAGTAATTTTTGAGCCACCTGAGCTGAGGGTAGGAGCAATAGACTTCCGATATGGTGGCGAGAGCGAGGTCAAGCTACAGATCACGTATATTGATGAGAATACCAGACTAGGAAAGGGCTCTAGAGGTTCTTTATTTGTATTTCGAATGCGGCAGGGAGGCTCAACCAACACTTGA
- the LOC105782024 gene encoding cellulose synthase-like protein E1, whose amino-acid sequence MGNDGYLPLFETKRANGRTLYRVFAGSIFVGICLIWSYRVSHVPRHGEDGRLVWIGLLAAELWFGFYWFLTQAHRWNLVYRQTFKDRLSHRYGNELPGVDIFVCTADPVIEPPMMVINTVLSVMAYDYPPEKLSVYLSDDAGSQLTFYALLEASQFAKYWIPFCKKFNVEPRSPVAYLDSISISDDSKQPKELATIKKLYEDMKNQVENVAKLGRLPEVHLRHKGFSEWDSYSSRHDHDTILQILIDGKDPNAKDSEGCVLPTLVYVAREKRPQYFHNFKAGAMNALIRVSSAISNGQIVLNVDCDMYSNNSLAVRDALCFFMDEKKGHEIAYVQFPQNFDNITKNELYSSSLRVISQVEFHGLDGYGGPLYVGTGCFHRRDTLCGRKFIREIHNEFKIDIPKDREREETIAVLEEKSKVLASCTYENNTAWGKEMGLKYGCPVEDVITGLSIQCRGWKSVYYNPERKAFLGVAPTTLAQILVQHKRWSEGDFQILLSKYSPAWFANGKISLGLQLGYCCYCLWATNCLAVLYYSIVPSLYLLRGIPLFPELSSPWFLPFAYVVISKYMYSLAEYLWSGGTVLGWWNDQRIWLYKRTSSYLLGFIDTIAKSLGLHSDSAFVITAKVSKQEVYRRYVKEIMEFGDSSAMFTALATIALINLVCLIGLMKKAILNEGIPIIYETMLLQFVLCAILVLINWPLYQGLFFRKDNGKMPKYIAIKSIVLAVSSCTCFTLFLT is encoded by the exons TTTGGAGTTACAGAGTGAGCCATGTACCAAGACATGGAGAAGATGGGAGACTGGTTTGGATTGGTTTGCTTGCTGCTGAGCTTTGGTTTGGTTTTTATTGGTTCCTAACTCAAGCTCACCGTTGGAACCTTGTCTACAGACAAACCTTCAAAGACAGGCTCTCCCACAG ATATGGAAACGAGTTGCCTGGAGTGGATATATTCGTATGCACGGCGGATCCGGTGATTGAGCCACCAATGATGGTCATCAACACTGTATTATCAGTTATGGCTTATGACTACCCACCGGAGAAGCTTTCGGTGTATCTCTCGGATGATGCCGGTTCACAGCTTACTTTCTATGCTCTATTGGAAGCCTCTCAGTTTGCTAAATATTGGATACCATTCTGCAAAAAATTCAATGTGGAACCAAGATCTCCAGTGGCTTATCTTGACTCCATTTCTATTTCAGATGACTCCAAGCAGCCTAAAGAATTAGCAACTATAAAG AAATTATATGAAGACATGAAGAACCAAGTCGAAAATGTAGCCAAGCTAGGCCGTCTCCCTGAAGTTCACCTGAGACATAAAGGATTTTCTGAATGGGATTCATATTCTTCTAGACATGATCATGACACCATTCTTCAA ATATTGATTGATGGGAAAGACCCAAATGCAAAGGATAGTGAAGGATGTGTATTACCTACTTTAGTGTATGTGGCTCGGGAGAAGAGACCCCAGTATTTTCATAACTTCAAAGCTGGAGCTATGAATGCACTG ATACGGGTATCATCTGCAATTAGCAACGGCCAGATTGTTCTTAATGTGGACTGCGATATGTACTCAAATAATTCACTTGCTGTGAGGGATGCTTTGTGCTTCTTCATGGATGAGAAAAAGGGCCATGAGATTGCTTATGTACAGTTTCCGCAAAATTTTGACAACATTACCAAGAATGAGCTATATAGCAGTTCACTAAGAGTAATTAGCCAG gTGGAATTTCATGGTTTGGATGGCTATGGAGGACCCCTTTATGTTGGAACTGGCTGCTTTCACAGAAGAGATACATTATGTGGAAGAAAGTTTATCAGGGAAATTCACAATGAATTCAAAATAGACATTCCAAAAGATAGAGAAAGGGAAGAAACTATTGCAGTATTGGAAGAAAAATCAAAGGTCCTTGCCAGTTGCACTTACGAAAATAACACTGCGTGGGGAAAggag ATGGGGTTGAAATATGGTTGTCCAGTTGAAGATGTGATCACAGGTTTATCGATTCAATGCCGGGGATGGAAATCGGTGTATTACAATCCGGAAAGGAAGGCTTTTCTAGGAGTAGCACCAACCACACTTGCTCAGATACTGGTGCAACACAAGAGATGGTCTGAAGGGGACTTTCAGATACTACTTTCTAAATACAGTCCAGCTTGGTTTGCCAATGGAAAGATTAGCTTAGGCCTTCAGCTAGGATATTGCTGTTACTGCCTCTGGGCCACTAACTGCTTGGCAGTGCTATACTACTCTATTGTTCCTTCCCTTTATCTTCTAAGAGGCATTCCTTTGTTCCCCGAG TTGTCAAGTCCATGGTTTCTTCCATTTGCATATGTCGTGATTTCGAAGTATATGTATAGCCTAGCGGAGTATCTATGGAGTGGTGGCACGGTCCTAGGCTGGTGGAATGATCAAAGGATATGGCTTTACAAAAGGACAAGCTCCTACCTCTTGGGCTTCATTGACACCATTGCAAAATCATTAGGACTACATTCTGATTCAGCATTTGTAATCACGGCAAAAGTTTCAAAACAGGAAGTTTAtagaagatatgtgaaagagATAATGGAGTTCGGAGACTCCTCTGCGATGTTCACTGCACTGGCGACGATTGCCTTGATAAATCTAGTTTGCTTGATTGGATTGATGAAGAAAGCAATCCTGAATGAGGGTATACCTATAATCTATGAGACAATGCTTCTACAATTTGTTCTTTGTGCCATTCTGGTTCTAATCAACTGGCCCTTGTACCAAGGACTTTTCTTTAGGAAGGACAATGGCAAGATGCCAAAGTACATAGCTATCAAGTCAATTGTATTAGCTGTGTCATCTTGTACATGTTTTACATTATTCttgacttaa